The Argiope bruennichi chromosome 9, qqArgBrue1.1, whole genome shotgun sequence genome contains a region encoding:
- the LOC129983598 gene encoding zinc finger protein 84-like, whose amino-acid sequence MEKSFLCKECGKAYSHKHALKQHLLSHTKEKPYSCKQCHKTFTFKGNLKQHSKESHSCEVRGKHFPQNLQLKPHLMTRSKEKPCVCQICEKEFSLIGSLKIHLLTHTKVKPHACEICGKKFSHKGSLKIHLLTHTKVKPHACEICGKKFLLKGSLKIHLLTHTKEKPHACEICGKSFSQKSQIKPHLLTHTKKKLYSCQLCHKAFSLKGSLEKHLITHTKEKSHVCDICQKTFSQKSSLKLHLLTHTKVKPHACEICGKNFSLKGNLRMHLLSHTKEKPHACEICGKSFSQKSQIKPHLLTHTKKKLYSCELCHKAFSLKGSLEKHLITHTKEKSHVCDICQKTFSQKSSLKLHLFTHTKEESHTCEECGKTFFHKYALKQHLMIHAKEKPYSCEHCHKTFPVKGRLKQHLITHSKEKCHACLFCDKVFSQKSILKTHFLTHTKEKPYVCEICRKAFSQISNLKQHLLYHTKEKPHECDICGKAFSQKAQLKSHLLVHTKEKKNYACKVLGKEFSQKST is encoded by the coding sequence ATGGAAAAGTCATTTCTTTGCAAAGAATGTGGAAAAGCATATTCTCATAAGCATGCATTAAAACAGCATTTACTATCCCATACGAAGGAAAAACCATATTCATGTAAGCAATGTCACAAAACTTTTACCTTTAAAGGAAATCTGAAACAGCATTCAAAAGAATCCCACAGCTGTGAAGTACGTGGAAAACATTTTCCCCAAAACTTGCAATTAAAACCACATTTAATGACTCGCTCAAAAGAAAAACCATGTGTATGTCAGATatgtgaaaaagaattttctcttataggaagtttgaaaatacatttacttACCCACACAAAAGTAAAACCTCATGCATGTGAAATATGTGGgaaaaaattttcacataaaggaagtttgaaaatacatttacttACTCACACAAAAGTAAAACCTCATGCATGTGAAATatgtgggaaaaaatttttacttaaaggaagtttgaaaatacatttacttACCCACACAAAAGAAAAACCTCATGCATGTGAAATATGTGGAAAATCATTTTCTCAAAAGTCACAAATAAAACCACATTTATTGACTcacacaaagaaaaaattatattcatgtcAGCTATGTCACAAAGCATTTTCTCTTAAAGGAAGTTTGGAAAAGCATTTAATAACTCATACAAAGGAAAAATCTCATGTATGTGATATATGTCAAAAGACTTTTTCACAAAAGTcatcattaaaattacatttacttaCCCACACAAAAGTAAAACCTCATGCATGTGAAATATGTGGaaaaaatttttcacttaaaggAAATTTGAGAATGCATTTACTTTCCCACACAAAAGAAAAACCTCATGCATGTGAAATATGTGGAAAATCATTTTCTCAAAAGTCGCAAATAAAACCACATTTATTGACTcacacaaagaaaaaattatattcatgtgAGCTATGTCACAAAGCATTTTCTCTTAAAGGAAGTTTGGAGAAGCATTTAATAACTCATACAAAGGAAAAATCTCATGTATGTGATATATGTCAAAAGACTTTTTCACAAAAGTCctcattaaaattacatttatttactcaCACAAAAGAAGAATCCCATACATGTGAAGAATGTGGAAAAaccttttttcataaatatgcacTAAAACAACATTTAATGATTCATGCAAAAGAAAAACCCTATTCATGTGAGCACTGTCACAAAACTTTTCCTGTCAAAGGAAGGCTGAAACAGCATTTAATCactcattcaaaagaaaaatgccaTGCCTGTCTTTTTTGTGATAAAGTGTTTTCacaaaagtcaattttaaaaacacacttccTGACTCacacaaaagaaaaaccttatgtaTGCGAGATATGCAGGAAAGCATTTtctcaaatatcaaatttgaaacaacatTTACTTTACCACACAAAAGAAAAACCTCATGAATGTGATATTTGTGGAAAAGCATTTTCACAAAAGGCACAATTAAAATCGCATTTACTTGTTcacacaaaggaaaaaaaaaattatgcatgtaaAGTATTAGGAAAGGAATTTTCTCAAAAGAgtacttga